From the genome of Leptolyngbya subtilissima AS-A7, one region includes:
- a CDS encoding D-glycero-alpha-D-manno-heptose-1,7-bisphosphate 7-phosphatase — protein sequence MLPAIFLDKDGTLLEDVPYNVDPAQMRLCAGVATGVQRLHEAGFALVVVTNQSGVARGYFAEAAIAPMERRLRQLLGVPIAGFYYCPHHSQGSVAGYGVSCSCRKPEPGMLLRAQADLGLDLGCSWMVGDILNDVEAGRRAGCRTVLIDNGNETEWILTPGRVPHQIAQTFDQAADLILQQSYAYSRRPDPVFP from the coding sequence ATGCTCCCCGCGATTTTTCTTGACAAAGATGGCACCTTGCTCGAAGACGTGCCCTATAACGTTGACCCGGCGCAGATGCGGCTGTGTGCTGGGGTGGCGACTGGGGTGCAGCGGCTGCACGAGGCGGGGTTTGCCCTGGTGGTGGTAACTAATCAGTCGGGGGTGGCGCGGGGATATTTTGCGGAGGCGGCGATCGCCCCTATGGAGCGCCGCTTACGCCAGCTGTTGGGGGTGCCGATCGCGGGTTTCTATTACTGTCCTCACCATTCTCAAGGCAGTGTGGCGGGCTATGGAGTGAGCTGCAGCTGTCGAAAGCCTGAGCCGGGCATGCTGCTGCGGGCCCAAGCTGACCTGGGGCTTGACCTGGGCTGCTCCTGGATGGTGGGAGACATTCTCAACGATGTGGAAGCGGGGCGGCGGGCCGGGTGTCGCACCGTTTTAATTGACAACGGCAACGAGACCGAGTGGATATTGACGCCGGGGCGGGTGCCCCACCAGATTGCTCAGACCTTTGACCAAGCTGCCGACCTCATTCTTCAGCAGAGCTATGCCTACTCCAGACGTCCAGACCCAGTGTTTCCCTAG
- the rfaE2 gene encoding D-glycero-beta-D-manno-heptose 1-phosphate adenylyltransferase, giving the protein MPTPDVQTQCFPSWIDRFPRLRVLVIGDAILDSYLQGATTRLCREGPVPIVDVMEAEHVPGGAANAAANVASLGGNTHFLTVIGDDAPGGQLCAELERVGMQLEGVVRSRDRQTLVKQRLLADNQLLVRFDQGSTAAISPTEEDRLIEQLNRQFPLCDAVVISDYAYGVLTPRVILHLQRLQGRYTRLLVADSKRLKTYAALGVTAVKPNYDEAIALLNLPRLSGAQRVEQMTRHGQGVLAATGAKMAAITLDRDGALIFLQDDAGTVADPARTFANPAPSAHATGAGDTYVATLALALAAGADPHGAASLAATATGIIVTQPGTTRCDPLTLRRSLAEGNKRIADPAELTSVVAQQRALGRRIVFTNGCFDILHSGHVTCLEQAKALGDVLIVGVNTDESIRQLKGPSRPVNGLADRLTVLAALGCVDYVVPFADLAPRELIRLIGPDVYAKGGDYTRHSLPETPLIEELGGEVVILPYLGDRSTTNLIQQIRTAPREA; this is encoded by the coding sequence ATGCCTACTCCAGACGTCCAGACCCAGTGTTTCCCTAGTTGGATCGATCGCTTTCCCCGCCTGCGGGTGCTGGTGATTGGCGATGCCATTCTCGACAGCTACCTGCAAGGGGCCACCACTCGCCTCTGCCGCGAGGGGCCAGTGCCAATTGTCGATGTGATGGAGGCCGAGCATGTGCCCGGTGGGGCGGCCAACGCGGCGGCCAATGTGGCCAGCCTGGGCGGCAACACCCACTTTCTGACGGTAATCGGGGATGACGCCCCGGGCGGCCAGCTCTGTGCGGAGCTGGAGCGGGTTGGGATGCAGCTCGAGGGCGTGGTGCGATCGCGCGATCGCCAGACCCTAGTTAAACAGCGCCTGCTGGCCGACAACCAGCTGCTGGTGCGCTTCGACCAGGGCAGCACGGCGGCAATTTCTCCCACTGAAGAAGATCGGCTGATCGAGCAGCTCAACCGGCAGTTTCCACTCTGCGATGCGGTGGTGATTTCGGACTACGCCTATGGGGTGCTCACGCCCCGGGTCATTCTCCATTTGCAGCGGCTGCAAGGGCGCTACACTCGCCTGCTGGTGGCCGACTCAAAGCGGCTGAAAACCTACGCAGCTCTGGGGGTGACGGCGGTCAAACCCAACTACGACGAGGCGATCGCTCTGCTCAATCTGCCCCGGCTATCTGGGGCGCAGCGGGTTGAGCAAATGACCCGCCATGGCCAGGGGGTGCTGGCGGCTACCGGGGCCAAAATGGCGGCCATCACGCTCGATCGCGACGGAGCCCTAATCTTTTTGCAGGATGACGCGGGAACGGTAGCTGACCCCGCTCGCACCTTTGCCAACCCGGCCCCCAGCGCCCACGCCACCGGGGCCGGTGACACCTACGTTGCCACCCTGGCCCTGGCCCTGGCCGCCGGAGCTGACCCCCACGGGGCGGCCTCGCTGGCGGCGACCGCCACGGGGATCATCGTTACCCAGCCAGGGACGACGCGTTGCGACCCCCTCACTCTGCGCCGCTCCCTGGCAGAGGGCAATAAGCGCATTGCCGACCCGGCGGAGCTGACCTCGGTGGTGGCCCAGCAGCGCGCCCTGGGTCGGCGAATTGTGTTCACCAACGGCTGCTTTGACATTTTGCACTCGGGTCACGTCACCTGCCTAGAGCAGGCCAAGGCCCTGGGAGACGTGCTAATCGTGGGGGTGAATACCGACGAGAGCATTCGCCAGCTCAAAGGGCCCTCTCGCCCGGTGAATGGGTTGGCCGACCGGCTGACTGTGCTGGCCGCCTTGGGCTGCGTCGACTATGTCGTCCCCTTTGCCGACCTGGCGCCTCGGGAACTGATTCGCCTGATTGGCCCCGATGTTTATGCCAAGGGCGGCGACTACACCCGTCACTCGCTGCCCGAAACTCCCCTGATTGAGGAGCTGGGCGGTGAGGTGGTGATTTTGCCTTACCTAGGCGATCGCTCTACCACGAACCTGATTCAGCAGATTCGCACCGCACCGAGGGAGGCTTGA
- the waaF gene encoding lipopolysaccharide heptosyltransferase II produces MDWSTAQNILCVRLDSLGDVLMTTPALAAIKATRPDSKLTLMTSAAGAALAPQLAMVDDVWVYDAPWLKATAPRQNSQPEQAVIEELRSRQFDAAVIFTVYSQNPLPTAFMAYMADIPLRLAHCRENPYQLLTDTIRDPEPELTRHEVQRQLDLVASVGYRTADERLQMTVPRAAHQRVSNLLENLGLSPAKPWIVVHPGVSAPSRRYPPELFAEVGRSLVNQGIAVIFTGTADEGELVESIRSQMVAPSHSLVGLLTLAELSALLAAAPLLLSNNTGPVHIAAAVGTPVVDLYALTNLQHTPWQVPHRVLFHDVPCRLCYRSICPEGHHNCLRLVEPAAVVAAVLDLLPLGTLPSESFLGAGPALALAEVQPA; encoded by the coding sequence ATGGACTGGAGTACGGCCCAAAACATTCTCTGCGTCCGCCTCGATAGCTTAGGGGACGTGCTGATGACCACCCCGGCCCTAGCGGCGATCAAGGCCACTCGGCCCGACAGCAAACTGACGCTGATGACCTCGGCGGCCGGGGCGGCCTTGGCTCCCCAGCTAGCGATGGTCGATGATGTCTGGGTCTACGATGCCCCCTGGCTCAAGGCTACGGCCCCGCGCCAAAATAGCCAGCCTGAGCAGGCAGTGATCGAGGAGCTGCGATCGCGCCAGTTCGACGCCGCCGTTATTTTCACTGTCTATAGCCAAAACCCTTTGCCCACGGCCTTTATGGCCTACATGGCCGACATTCCCCTGCGGCTGGCCCACTGCCGCGAAAACCCCTATCAGCTGCTCACCGACACCATTCGCGACCCCGAGCCTGAGCTAACTCGCCACGAGGTGCAGCGCCAGCTCGATCTCGTCGCCAGCGTGGGCTATCGCACGGCCGATGAACGATTGCAGATGACGGTGCCGAGGGCAGCTCACCAGCGAGTTTCTAACCTTTTAGAAAACCTGGGGCTAAGCCCTGCCAAGCCCTGGATTGTGGTGCACCCTGGGGTCTCGGCCCCCTCCCGGCGCTACCCGCCGGAGCTGTTTGCCGAGGTGGGGCGATCGCTCGTCAACCAGGGCATTGCCGTTATCTTTACCGGCACCGCTGACGAAGGGGAGCTGGTCGAAAGCATTCGCAGCCAGATGGTCGCCCCGTCTCACTCCCTGGTGGGGTTACTCACCCTGGCGGAGTTGTCGGCCCTGCTCGCCGCCGCGCCCCTGCTGCTCTCAAACAACACCGGCCCCGTCCACATTGCTGCCGCCGTGGGCACCCCCGTCGTGGATCTCTACGCCCTGACCAACCTGCAACACACTCCCTGGCAGGTGCCCCACCGGGTACTGTTTCACGATGTGCCCTGCCGCCTCTGCTACCGCAGCATTTGCCCCGAGGGGCACCACAACTGCTTGCGCCTGGTGGAACCGGCAGCGGTGGTGGCAGCGGTGCTAGATCTGCTGCCGCTGGGGACTCTGCCTAGCGAATCATTCCTCGGAGCCGGCCCAGCCCTAGCCCTAGCCGAGGTTCAACCCGCATAG
- a CDS encoding sensory rhodopsin transducer yields MAQPIGKTYWAIAEGYIPPDDTDRPPEFVSHETACLLNTSDQEAHVQITLYFSDREPVGPYHIVVAPRRTKHVRFNDLKDPAVPRGTEYASTIASDVPIVVQHSRLDSRRSDIALLSTIAYAG; encoded by the coding sequence ATGGCACAACCCATCGGCAAGACCTACTGGGCGATCGCAGAGGGCTACATCCCCCCTGATGACACCGACCGGCCGCCCGAGTTTGTCAGCCATGAGACCGCCTGCCTACTCAATACCTCTGACCAGGAAGCCCATGTGCAGATTACGCTGTATTTTAGCGATCGCGAACCCGTTGGCCCTTACCACATCGTCGTAGCTCCTCGGCGTACTAAGCACGTGCGGTTCAATGACCTGAAAGACCCTGCGGTGCCTCGGGGCACCGAATACGCCAGCACGATCGCCTCAGATGTGCCCATTGTGGTGCAGCATAGCCGGCTCGATTCTCGCCGGTCAGACATCGCGCTGCTCAGCACCATAGCCTATGCGGGTTGA
- a CDS encoding SDR family NAD(P)-dependent oxidoreductase: MTGRLDGKVAVITGAATGIGEAIAYKFALEGAKVLINGLPDDPIEDVAQAIQQHGAEVVTYKGDVSQTEEAEACVQAAIDAFGQLDILVNNAGVFLVTAETQDYPVDLFDRTIQMNIRSAFLMTKSALPYLQESRGNIVSAGSEAGFNGLAQNAVYGGTKGWVHSFMKGVAVEQAKHGVRANCVCPGAIDTAWTHKETGPMDEQMEETLIQATPMGRRGTAEEMANVYAFLASDEASYVTGALWLADGGVTVAKGPVGDQVPDELKREPAGQLSDLRHGREGLKNKTVKSIK, from the coding sequence ATGACAGGACGTCTAGACGGCAAAGTGGCCGTGATTACCGGAGCCGCTACCGGAATTGGCGAAGCGATCGCCTACAAATTTGCCCTCGAAGGGGCCAAGGTTTTAATCAACGGCCTGCCCGACGACCCGATTGAGGATGTTGCCCAAGCCATTCAGCAGCACGGTGCCGAGGTCGTGACCTACAAAGGCGATGTCTCCCAAACCGAAGAGGCTGAAGCTTGTGTGCAGGCGGCGATCGACGCTTTTGGCCAGCTCGATATTTTGGTCAACAACGCCGGGGTATTTTTAGTCACCGCTGAAACCCAAGACTATCCGGTCGATCTGTTCGATCGCACCATTCAGATGAATATTCGCTCGGCGTTTTTGATGACCAAATCTGCCCTGCCCTACCTGCAAGAGAGTCGCGGCAATATTGTGTCGGCGGGCTCAGAGGCCGGGTTTAACGGGCTGGCCCAAAACGCTGTCTACGGCGGCACCAAAGGCTGGGTGCACTCCTTTATGAAGGGTGTCGCGGTGGAGCAGGCCAAGCACGGCGTGCGGGCCAACTGCGTCTGCCCCGGTGCGATCGACACCGCCTGGACCCACAAAGAAACCGGCCCCATGGATGAGCAAATGGAGGAAACCCTGATTCAGGCAACCCCGATGGGGCGGCGGGGCACGGCAGAAGAAATGGCCAACGTCTACGCCTTTTTGGCATCGGATGAAGCCAGCTACGTTACCGGTGCGCTGTGGCTGGCCGACGGCGGTGTGACCGTCGCCAAAGGGCCCGTGGGCGATCAGGTTCCCGACGAACTCAAACGCGAGCCCGCCGGTCAATTGTCTGATCTACGCCACGGCCGCGAAGGACTCAAAAACAAGACCGTCAAGTCGATTAAGTAA